ATAATGCTATTATAACCTATGAAAACTTACCCGTGATGAGAGCTGATGAAAATCTGATGATTTTATTATTCCAAAATCTTATCTCTAACTCTATCAAGTATCGCAGTAATAAAAATCCTGAAATCATTGTTTCTGCTTTTAAAGAAGGGGATCACCATGTTTTTCATGTTAAAGATAATGGAATAGGTATCGATCCTAAACAATTGGACCATATTTTCACCATTTTCAAGAGATTACACACCCATAATGAGTATGAAGGGTCCGGAATTGGCCTTTCTATTGTCCATAGGATTGTTCATCAACATGGTGGTGAAATCTGGGTAGAATCCGAACCAGAAAAAGGCAGCACATTCAAATTCACCATAAAAAATTAATAATTGATTCTATTAATTGCCATACTCATTCAAGCATATGAAACTATTTTCATCCATTTTAGGCGGTTTAAATTTTTTTATTTAATGTTTTAAAATGAATCAACAAATAAATTAAAAATTGGACTATAATCACTAAATAAAAAAAATTTATCTTACTCCTCTAAAATATAGGAATTTCATGTAATGAAAAAACTCTTAAATAACTAACATCTATATATAAATCTTACAAATAATCTATATATAAATTCAACATTAACCAATCAGTTTTATTTCTTAAATCCATTATTTAATAGAATAAAGAATTTATCATCCTAATTATTCGAAAAAAGGCGTAAAATGTGATATATTGAAACTCAACAACATAACTCCTGACCCAATTGTATCTGAAAAAAAGACCTCCACTGGTCTGGAAGAAATCAGGAAAGAAACCAAGATGGTGGTACTACAATCTATTGGTTACCCCTTCCTGTGCAACCTGGTGGAGAACCCTAAAATCGAAATATTCGACAATGAACTTTTCGAACTCTACGCCCGGGAACAATGGGTAGGTTCCACAGTAAAGGAAGGATCATTCCTTTTTGATCAAAAATTACTACCTGATTTTGCGTTTAAGGTTATTAAAGCCCACCCTGATGACTCCCGCATAACCCAAAACACTTCCATACTCTTGATGGAAGTGGAAGAGGTTCGTGAGATCAAAAAGGTGGAAAGCAACTTTAAAATGGATGATGTTATTGGCCAGGAACGGGCCAAAACCAAGTGCAAGATCATCACCAAGTACCTCCGGGAACCAGAAACCTTCCAGGAATGGGCACCCCGTAACGTTCTGTTCCACGGAACTCCCGGTACTGGGAAGACCATGCTGGCTAAATCACTATCCCATGAAATGCAAGTTCCCCTCTTCTTGGTTAAAGCCACCAGCCTAATAGGAGAACATGTGGGTGATGGAGCACGCCAGATCCACGACCTTTTCGATGCAGCTTCTGCCTGTGCCCCGGCAGTGATCTTCATTGACGAGATAGATGCCATAGGCCTGGACCGTAAATACCAGTCCCTTAGGGGTGATGTTTCCGAGGTGGTCAATGCCCTATTAACAGAACTGGACGGCATCAATCCCAACCTGGGGGTGGTAACCATTGGGGCCACCAACAATCCACAGTTACTGGATTACGCCCTTCGGAGTCGGTTTGAAGAAGAGATTGAATTTGTTCTCCCTGATGAGGATGAAAGAAAGCAGATCCTGGAATTGTACATAAATTCTATGCCTTTACCAGTTGAAACTGATGTAAAAAAACTAGCCCGCCTTTCCAAGGGTATGTCTGGCCGGGAAATAAAAGATCGTCTCTTAAAGGTGGCACTGCACAAGGCGATCTCGGAAGACCAGGGCAAAGTGACCTGGGAAAACTTCCAGTACGCACTGAAACACCATGAAAAAGAGAAAAACGAACCTAAAAATATGTTCGCTTAATCTTTTTTCATTTTTTTATTCTTTTTTTTAGGAACTGCAAACTACGGATTCATGAAATTATTTTCAAAAAAAAACAAATAATGATTAAACCATTAATCAACAATGGGGTAATATTCAGTATTCCATCAAATTAGCTGTTATCAATTATTCGCATAAATTGTAATGGAAAAACTCCCAGATTAAGTTAATGCCAAATAAAAGTATAGTAATATGTAATATGGTGTTTATATGAAATTAAAGGTTATTTTGAATGACGCAATGCGGTTTGCTGTTTCTGATTGGTATAATTTTCTAGTTCTGGGGGTAATACTGCTTTTAGTTGATCATCTCATTGATTTAAGCGCTCCTTCATTGATCGATGGGTTGTGGGATATCTTCCTAGTCTTGGTTATTATCTTTTTGTCCTTCATTGAGGTGGGATATGGTTTCCGTATTGTGGAAGAAACAGTGGAAGGATCTAGTCGGCCACCAGGTTTCCATAATTTAAGGAACTTGTTCTGGCACGGAATTAAAGAAAGTTTAGTCTTAATTGCTTACTTTATCATCCCCCTCATCCTGGCTGTTTTTGGCATTTCAGAGTTTGTAGAACTGATTAACTTAGATTTAAGCCCATTAATCACAGATTATGCATTAGTTCTTGCCATAATATTTTTCCTTTGTTTTAATATTATGTTGCAAGGGGCAATTCTAACCATGGCTCATCATGAGGGCAGCATTCGATCCGGATTCAACCTACCCCTGGTTTTTAGGAAGATAAGAAAAGTAGGATTGAAAAATATGCTCATAGTTTCAATAATCACCATCGTGGTGCTCTACATTGTAAAACAAATAATCTTTGACACCCTACATGGACTCCCCTACCCGGAGTCCATGGTGAGTGAAATTATCTCTACCCTTATAATTGCACCATTCCTGATGATATTCACCACCCGTTTGGTGGGATTAATGGATGTACCTGTTGATGAAGAATGATTGGAAAAAAATTGTATAAATAAACTTGTTGATGAGTATGGAGTTGGGTGGGTAAATAAGATCTAATTAAAACAGGTCACTCTAATCCGGATAAATAGTTGCCGTTAATTTAATCATAGTTTTGAATACACATTCATCATTTACTTTATTGTAACTTGATTTGTACTCCATAGAACCACCAATATTTTTTTCTTTTAATATTATAGTGAATGATAAAAGTTAAAGGTAGCCTATGTTTTTATAAAATAGAAGTTTTTTATTTTAAAAATAGACTCAAATTGAGGTAAATTGAAGATGGTGGATTGAAATTAATAAGATCGGCGTGTTTTTATTATAATCGGTTATTTTTAAAAATATACTTTGCAGTTTTTAAAACAGCTTTATCATCATGCTCTGCAGCTTCTTTAAGATTGTGGATTATGTTCAGAAACACCCGATCCACCACTACCTTGGTAAGATCATCAACCACCTTTTCCTTACCATCTATATCCCCCAACTTTCGAATTGCCTTCTCAGTTTCCCGCAGCCTGATGGCTTCAGCCTGGGAACGTATTTGGGCAATAACCGGCTCAACTTCCAAGTGTCTGAGAGATTTTTCCAGGAGTTCCAACTCTTCAGCAATGATTTTTTCAGCTTCTTCTGCCTCAGACTCCCTCATTTTTTTATTTTTATCGGCTATTCCACGTAAGTCATCAATGTTATAGAGTCTAACACCTAAATCACCAACATCTTCATCAATATCCCTTGGATTGGCGATGTCTATCATCACCATCTTCTCCAGATTCTCAGGGGGAACTGCAGCCTTTAATTTTTCAGCAGTAAGAATGGTGTGGGGTGCTCCAGTAGCACTAATAACCACGTCTGCATCCTCCATGGCCCTTGAAAGACGATCAAAATGGATGGCACTTCCTCCCAATTCTTTGGCCAGGCAAACTGCCCGGTCGTAAGTACGATTAGCCACTACAATGGCCTTGAGATGTTTTTCCACCAGTGCCTTGGCCACCAGGGTTCCCATTTTACCGGCCCCAATAACCAGTACTTTCTTACATTTAAGATCTCCCAGAACTGATTCTGCAAGATTAACAGCTGCCGAACCTATGGAAACCGAACCCTGATTGATTCGTGTTTTCTTCCGCACTGCCTGCCCCACATGAATGGCTTTGGTGAAGACTGTACCTAAAACCTGACCACAACAACTGGTTTTAACACTGGATTTATATGCTTCTTTCAACTGGCCCAGTATTTGATCCTCGCCAATGATCATGGATTCTAATCCGCAGGAAAGTTTTAGGACGTGTTCAAGTGCTTTTTCATTTTTTTCAACCACCAGACCGTTCCACTGATAGTCAAGGGAACATTCATCCATGACCAAATAGATTTCAGCACGATTACAGGTTTTTATCTGGATAAACTCCTGCACATGGTGTTCCTCCTGCATCTTCGCGAATATTTCATCCATCTTGCTGGTGGATTCCTCTATCTTGTTGATATCCGCGGTTTTATGGTCGATCCGGATGTTAAGAATCAATCTAACCCTCCTGAAATGGGGAAATATAATGTAGTTTGCTATATTTTGGTAATTTCTAAATAAAGATGTATTATTATTATTATTATTATTATATTTTGTAATAAGAACGGTCAATATGGGTTTACATTGCAGAGATAGGATTTACCAGGATATATCAGTCAGGGGTTTCCAGAAGAAAGCTGACGTAAGCTTGAGCTTCCTCCAGTTCACCCTTATCTAAAAGTTCATTAATCTTCTTATCATTTAAGATTTGGTATAGATAATCACGCCGGTTTTTCTGACCATGCATTTTTTCTTTCAGTAACTGGCGGGTGAAATGCTGTAATTCCATCTTTAGAATGTCTTCTTCATGAATCACGGCCTGTATACGTTTTCGCAGTTCTCGGGCCATGAGTGGACTTTTACCCTGTGTGAAAATGGAAAACTGCACATCTTTGATGGAAAAAGAGGAGGGAACAATGATGTTACCCTCTTCAGGATAGTCAGCACGGTTTATGAGTTTATCTTTAGCCAGTTCAGATACTTTCTGGTTTAACTGGGGATCGCCACTGGCCACCACCACTAGATCAGCCCATTTTATCCATTTTGGAAGTTCTGAACGTGGTTGGTAGATAGCTCCCAATTCTCTTAGTTCAGGGGGGATATGACCTCCACTTACAATCACATTGGCCCCGGAATCCAGGAAACGTCGTGCCCTTCTTTGGCCAACTTCCCCTGCTCCCACCACCAGAACATTTTTATCCTGCATCTCCAGGTAGAGGGGAGTCCAGCCCATGGGTAACACTCCAGTATCTATAACTCCAGATTTTTCATTCTAAGAACCTTCATGGCAGTTTTCAGGTCGTTACCGCATTCGGAAAGAACTTGAGATGCCTCTTCTTCAGGAACATCAAAGGCATCAGCAAGGGCTTTAATGCTCTCTTCATTGTCGGTTGGTTCATGACCTACCAGTTCCTGTGATAACTGGTGTTTTAAATCCATGTACTCTTCATGACTCATATCCATTCTGCGCAGTACCATGTCCCTTAGAGGGCAGGGTTTGGATGGTTTGCAACACCATACCAGGGATCCAAAACAGGTTCCATCTCCCTCACCAAGACGGGTTTTTGCTCCGAATTTTTCTTTAATCTCAATGTATTCTTGAGGTGTAATTCCTGCTTCCTCAAGAGCGAACACAATAGGACAAGGTTTAACAGGAGGGCAGCAGAATGTCAATGCTCTTTTGTCTCCCCCTCGACACACATGTGATGGTGAATCTTCCCAGACCATCTTATTCCTCCTTTAACATCTTTTCTTTTTCTGAAGGGGTTAAATCTTCCACAATATCTGCTGGTAAACCGGTTTTAAGGATTTTACCTCCTCTCATGAGAGCGGCCCGGTCACACACATCCAGTACAAAGTCCATGTCGTGACTGATAATGACGAAAGTTTGTTTAAGTTCATCCCGTGCTTTTCTAATGGAATCGGTAACCTGAACCCGTGTTATAGGGTCCATGGTACCGGTTGGCTCGTCAAGGATGACGATGTTAGGCTCTTTAATGAGTACCTGTGCCAGTGCAACTCGGTGTCTTTCTCCCCCACTCAGTTCATCAGGATATTTGGTGATTATTTTCTCAGCGTAGTTTTCATCAAAGCCCACTGCATGTAGAACATAGAGTGCTTTCATTTTAGCAAATTCTGCAGGTAATTCAAGACTTATAGCTTCAGTTAGGTTTCCTAAAACATTTCTGTGTGGATAAAGGCTGTATTCCTGGTGTAAT
This DNA window, taken from Methanobacterium subterraneum, encodes the following:
- a CDS encoding AAA family ATPase, with product MKLNNITPDPIVSEKKTSTGLEEIRKETKMVVLQSIGYPFLCNLVENPKIEIFDNELFELYAREQWVGSTVKEGSFLFDQKLLPDFAFKVIKAHPDDSRITQNTSILLMEVEEVREIKKVESNFKMDDVIGQERAKTKCKIITKYLREPETFQEWAPRNVLFHGTPGTGKTMLAKSLSHEMQVPLFLVKATSLIGEHVGDGARQIHDLFDAASACAPAVIFIDEIDAIGLDRKYQSLRGDVSEVVNALLTELDGINPNLGVVTIGATNNPQLLDYALRSRFEEEIEFVLPDEDERKQILELYINSMPLPVETDVKKLARLSKGMSGREIKDRLLKVALHKAISEDQGKVTWENFQYALKHHEKEKNEPKNMFA
- a CDS encoding DUF4013 domain-containing protein, which produces MKLKVILNDAMRFAVSDWYNFLVLGVILLLVDHLIDLSAPSLIDGLWDIFLVLVIIFLSFIEVGYGFRIVEETVEGSSRPPGFHNLRNLFWHGIKESLVLIAYFIIPLILAVFGISEFVELINLDLSPLITDYALVLAIIFFLCFNIMLQGAILTMAHHEGSIRSGFNLPLVFRKIRKVGLKNMLIVSIITIVVLYIVKQIIFDTLHGLPYPESMVSEIISTLIIAPFLMIFTTRLVGLMDVPVDEE
- the hemA gene encoding glutamyl-tRNA reductase; amino-acid sequence: MILNIRIDHKTADINKIEESTSKMDEIFAKMQEEHHVQEFIQIKTCNRAEIYLVMDECSLDYQWNGLVVEKNEKALEHVLKLSCGLESMIIGEDQILGQLKEAYKSSVKTSCCGQVLGTVFTKAIHVGQAVRKKTRINQGSVSIGSAAVNLAESVLGDLKCKKVLVIGAGKMGTLVAKALVEKHLKAIVVANRTYDRAVCLAKELGGSAIHFDRLSRAMEDADVVISATGAPHTILTAEKLKAAVPPENLEKMVMIDIANPRDIDEDVGDLGVRLYNIDDLRGIADKNKKMRESEAEEAEKIIAEELELLEKSLRHLEVEPVIAQIRSQAEAIRLRETEKAIRKLGDIDGKEKVVDDLTKVVVDRVFLNIIHNLKEAAEHDDKAVLKTAKYIFKNNRL
- a CDS encoding precorrin-2 dehydrogenase/sirohydrochlorin ferrochelatase family protein encodes the protein MGWTPLYLEMQDKNVLVVGAGEVGQRRARRFLDSGANVIVSGGHIPPELRELGAIYQPRSELPKWIKWADLVVVASGDPQLNQKVSELAKDKLINRADYPEEGNIIVPSSFSIKDVQFSIFTQGKSPLMARELRKRIQAVIHEEDILKMELQHFTRQLLKEKMHGQKNRRDYLYQILNDKKINELLDKGELEEAQAYVSFLLETPD
- a CDS encoding methanogenesis marker 9 domain-containing protein, whose amino-acid sequence is MVWEDSPSHVCRGGDKRALTFCCPPVKPCPIVFALEEAGITPQEYIEIKEKFGAKTRLGEGDGTCFGSLVWCCKPSKPCPLRDMVLRRMDMSHEEYMDLKHQLSQELVGHEPTDNEESIKALADAFDVPEEEASQVLSECGNDLKTAMKVLRMKNLEL